One window of the Chryseobacterium camelliae genome contains the following:
- a CDS encoding sugar phosphate nucleotidyltransferase, which produces MKIIVPMAGRGSRLRPHTLTVPKPLIPIAGKPIVQRLVEDIAKVAGEEIDEVAFIIGDFGAEIEKSLIQIAEKLGAKGSIYYQNDPLGTAHAIKCAEKSMTGDVVIAFADTLFRADFQLDKNSDGVIWVKSVEDPSAFGVVKLDNYGFITDFVEKPQTYVSDLAIIGIYYFNSAEKLMNEINYIMEHDIKNGGEYQLTTALENLRSKGAKFSLGKVNDWMDCGNKNATVETNSKILAYEKEAMAVPPASAQIENSLIIPPCFIGENVKISNSKVGPGVSLGNNTVIINSNIENSLIQENTQINHGNLSNSMIGNSAQYFGVAREISLGDYSVLDFLSK; this is translated from the coding sequence ATGAAAATTATTGTTCCTATGGCAGGACGTGGTTCCAGATTGCGTCCCCATACATTAACAGTGCCGAAACCATTAATCCCCATTGCAGGAAAGCCCATTGTACAGAGGCTGGTAGAAGATATTGCGAAGGTTGCAGGCGAGGAGATAGATGAGGTGGCTTTTATTATCGGTGATTTCGGGGCGGAGATTGAAAAATCGCTTATTCAGATTGCTGAAAAATTAGGAGCAAAAGGAAGTATATATTACCAGAATGACCCACTGGGAACTGCACATGCAATTAAATGTGCCGAAAAATCCATGACCGGCGATGTTGTTATTGCCTTTGCAGATACGCTCTTCCGGGCAGACTTCCAGCTGGATAAGAATTCGGATGGCGTCATATGGGTAAAAAGTGTGGAAGACCCTTCTGCATTCGGAGTCGTGAAGCTGGACAACTACGGATTCATTACCGACTTTGTGGAAAAACCCCAAACGTATGTTTCTGACCTGGCTATTATCGGGATCTATTACTTTAACAGTGCCGAGAAGCTGATGAATGAAATCAACTATATCATGGAGCATGATATTAAAAACGGAGGTGAATACCAGTTGACCACTGCTTTGGAAAACCTCAGGTCTAAAGGAGCCAAATTCAGCCTGGGAAAAGTAAATGACTGGATGGACTGCGGAAATAAGAACGCAACCGTAGAAACCAACAGCAAGATCCTTGCTTATGAAAAAGAGGCAATGGCAGTCCCTCCTGCTTCCGCACAGATTGAAAACTCGCTGATCATCCCGCCTTGTTTTATCGGTGAAAATGTAAAAATATCGAATTCAAAGGTAGGCCCGGGCGTTTCTTTAGGGAACAATACAGTGATCATCAATTCCAATATCGAGAATTCCCTGATCCAGGAAAATACACAGATCAACCATGGTAACCTCTCCAACTCTATGATCGGAAATTCTGCACAGTACTTCGGTGTTGCAAGGGAAATCTCATTGGGAGATTACTCTGTTCTGGATTTCTTATCAAAATAA
- a CDS encoding lipopolysaccharide biosynthesis protein has translation MKKLLNETIIYGIGAIMPRVILFILNPLYIDQIDSRDFAIFSNLYALISFVNIMLSFGFETAFFRFSSEKDQQKTTFNTSFWFLFGLSTVFLLACLLFSQSIADTLEYSANPEYIRWFAWIAFFDNLCVIPFAWLRYNNKPIKYSLVRVLQSLFQTVITIALFLYIPLNVSQGFGLKEKVSFPFYSNLVASFLGFLLLLPVIMKVRLQFSADLFRKMVRYSWPVMIAGLAFMVNENFDKAIQIWYIPGEDAGAYGGCYKLAVLMTLFVTAYRMGIEPFFFKQMNNENAKNTYAKVTEYFTFFASTVAMGIIANISWLKQILIPNSTYWTAVDIIPIIVVANLCFGIYYNFSTWYKVTDRTRVGTVISWLGAIITIALNLIFLKKYGFMVSAWVTFIAYFIMMVTSYMLGQKYYPIPYRIKKMTLFIGLLMVFSFLIMYIFHYNFWIGNLMFLIYAGILIYSEKDMLLSRIRKS, from the coding sequence TTGAAAAAACTGCTTAACGAGACGATCATCTATGGAATCGGGGCCATCATGCCGAGAGTCATCTTGTTTATCCTTAACCCTCTATATATCGACCAGATCGACAGCAGAGATTTTGCCATATTTTCAAACCTGTATGCACTGATTTCTTTTGTGAATATCATGCTGTCTTTTGGCTTCGAAACCGCATTTTTCCGGTTTTCATCAGAAAAAGATCAGCAGAAAACGACCTTTAATACGTCTTTTTGGTTCCTGTTTGGGCTTTCCACTGTTTTCCTGCTGGCCTGCCTGCTTTTCAGCCAGTCCATTGCCGATACCCTGGAGTACTCGGCCAACCCTGAATATATCCGCTGGTTTGCGTGGATTGCCTTTTTTGATAACCTCTGCGTCATCCCTTTTGCATGGCTGAGGTATAACAACAAACCTATCAAATATTCCCTGGTCAGGGTATTGCAGTCTTTATTCCAGACTGTGATTACCATTGCGTTATTCCTGTATATCCCCCTAAACGTTTCACAAGGATTCGGGCTGAAAGAAAAGGTTTCTTTTCCGTTCTACAGTAATCTGGTGGCAAGCTTTTTAGGTTTCCTCCTGCTTCTGCCCGTCATTATGAAGGTAAGACTGCAGTTTTCTGCGGACCTGTTCAGGAAAATGGTCCGGTATTCCTGGCCGGTCATGATTGCCGGGCTGGCTTTTATGGTGAATGAAAATTTTGACAAAGCCATACAGATCTGGTATATTCCGGGCGAAGATGCCGGTGCTTACGGGGGTTGCTACAAACTCGCCGTACTGATGACGCTTTTTGTCACCGCCTACAGAATGGGGATAGAGCCATTCTTTTTCAAACAGATGAATAACGAGAATGCGAAAAACACCTATGCAAAAGTAACGGAATATTTTACTTTCTTTGCTTCAACAGTAGCCATGGGAATCATAGCCAATATCTCATGGCTGAAACAGATCCTGATTCCTAACAGCACCTACTGGACAGCGGTTGACATTATTCCCATCATTGTAGTGGCCAATCTGTGCTTTGGGATCTATTATAATTTTTCCACCTGGTATAAAGTAACGGACAGGACGCGTGTGGGCACGGTGATTTCATGGCTGGGTGCCATTATTACTATCGCCCTAAACCTTATTTTCCTGAAAAAATATGGGTTTATGGTCTCTGCCTGGGTAACATTCATAGCCTATTTTATCATGATGGTGACGTCCTATATGCTGGGACAGAAATATTATCCGATCCCTTACAGGATCAAAAAAATGACCTTGTTCATAGGACTGCTGATGGTATTCAGCTTTCTCATCATGTATATATTCCATTATAATTTCTGGATCGGCAACCTGATGTTCCTTATATATGCAGGTATTCTGATCTATAGTGAAAAGGACATGCTGCTTTCCAGAATCAGGAAAAGCTGA